A genomic segment from Zerene cesonia ecotype Mississippi chromosome 5, Zerene_cesonia_1.1, whole genome shotgun sequence encodes:
- the LOC119840156 gene encoding lysozyme 1-like, with amino-acid sequence MLRKVILILGCTVLFSFLTGSTGVYLSNLSQECFNCLCYVSTNCDTSHECTGGYCGPFNISRVYWVDAGKVTLPDDDPERNHAWEDCARDFGCSKRIIAGYLSKFGQVSHTFNNQAMFIVP; translated from the exons gttttattttcttttttgacCGGTTCAACAG GGGTATACCTCTCAAATCTATCGCAGGAATGTTTCAACTGTCTGTGCTACGTATCCACGAATTGCGATACGTCACACGAATGCACGGGGGGGTACTGCGGGCCATTTAATATATCTCGAGTGTACTGGGTCGACGCTGGCAAAGTTACCCTACCTGATGACGACCCTGAGAGAAACCATG caTGGGAAGACTGCGCGCGTGACTTCGGTTGTTCGAAGCGGATTATTGCTGGATATCTGTCGAAGTTCGGTCAGGTCAGTCACACGTTCAACAACCAGGCAATGTTTATTGTGCCTTag